The genomic segment tgtatgaatatatgttatatattcatTTGCATACCCCCAAACACCCCTATATATGATCTTAGTTTTATATGGGAAAGTAGATTATGAATAAGAGGGCTGAAATAGATTATAGGTAAGGTCTAGTCCTATGCTGACAGCATTTGTTTATAGCATCAAAATGCCCATATTGTCATCCATCCAAGGCAAATAAGCAGTGAGAagctgttagaaatgcaaaatttggGGCCCTACCTCATAGAAGGAGAGGCCTAGTGATGTGTGTTGCAACCTGCCCTCTGGGCGATTCTGACAAACACTAAAATGTAAGAACTACTACATTTGAACATTCCCAGGGCAGTGAACTATAGGCTAGAGTCCTAGGCAGAAGTAAAGAGCAAGTAATTAAAGGGGAAAAAGGAGGTTACTCTACAGAGAACTTAGCGGTAGATCTGTTAGGACAGAGGTTGCTGAGACAAAGCAGTGGGGACAGGGGAATATGAAGGCAGTAGGGAAGCGGTGTGCCTTTAAGACTACAGAGCAGAGGTCCAAGCAGCAATCATAAAGCAGTAGCCACATGGTCGTGTGTTGAATCATTTGTTCTCAGGCAGTAATTTCTCCTAGTACGCTAAAACTGCTGGCTTTAGAACCTATTCTCCTAAAGGAGGACAATCGTCCTCAGTCTTCAGCCACAGCTACTCTTCACCCCCACAGCTACTTACTGGAGAAACCTGAGATACGAAGAATTAAGGCTTCTCAAGTGGATCCTGTATGTATTCTCCAGACCCTTTCCAACAACCCAAGAGTCTCCCGATTCCCATTTTAACTCTCCCCTCGTTGGCAGCCAAGAGTATGTGTACGCTCAGGGAAAGTAAGAAAACCACTGCAGTTTTTCACTGGGCTAGAGGTGAGGCAGGCCAGAGAAAGTCGCAGGGGTGAGAATAAGCCTGTGGAAGCGACAAGGCAAGAACTCAGCGTGGAGACTCTTCAGTAGGCCTATAGATGCCGTGTTGTCATCCAGGACGTTCCCCTGAGAGGGGAATCCCCGGCTTTGCAACTTCCTAGCCAGCGTGAGGGCCACCAGCCGGCTGTAACCTTTCCTGCGATGTTCTGGCAGGGTGTACCCATGGCATATGGTGGCAAACTGGTCTGTGATGGACCAGGAGACCGGGTTTCCCTTCTCATCCCGGACACACACACTAGGGAAGCAGGCGATGAGGTTGGCGATGTACCGGAGACATTGTTCATTGCCACCCCTTGACCAAGTCCGGTTGAGTAGATCTGCTTCGGCAACAGTCAGGTAGGTTAGTCGTGGGAAAGGCCCCTTGCTAGAACAGAATGACACAAGAACAAATAGGACCTCAGAGTCATGTGGTTATAcataactatttttctttttcgagacagagtcttgctctgtcgcccaggttggagtgccgtggcgtgatctcggctcactgcaacctctgcctcccgggttcaagcaattcttgggaggcctgcctcagccacccaagtagctgggattacaggcgcctgccaccatcctggctaatttttatatttttagtagagacgggatttcatactattggccaggctgttctcgaactcctgatcttgtgattcacccatctcggcctctcaaagagctgagattacaggcgtgagccaccatgcccgacctatTACTACTCTTTTCATATTGGTTCAAATTGAGAAACCATCCCTGAGAGGGCACCTAAGATTTTCAGTGAGTTAGAATCCACCATTCCCGATTTACAAGCACCTTTCCGGGTTTCATTTCTGAGAAGACAAAACACTTATTACACCAAATTTAAGTCGTTGCTTCTAATTTTATGTTCACTTGCTTTTGCCTTCAGCACAGGTTAAGGAAAGTGTTTCTgttgttaaatgaattaaatttggCCCGCAGTTCCCGCCATACCTTGAGTCCCCATGTGTTGAATTGCAACCTAACTTGACACAAAACCAACCTTAGGCGCATAACAAACAGCTGAGTTTGTTATACAAGCCAATCACAGGCAGGTAAGTGAGCAGACCATGCCCAAATATACAGATACCTAACTGTTGCCAATCAGAGGATTTACCTGCTTTGCTTCCGTGTCTGGCGTATAAAATCTCCCACTGGTGGGTGTAACTTTGAACTTCTGATTCTGAGTGCTGCCAGATTCATGAACtgttctttgctcaaataaacgttgccaactttttttttttttttttttttttttttttttttttttgaaagcattgctctgtctcccaggttgaagtgcagtggtgcaatctcggcttactgcaacttccacctccccggttcaagcgcttctcgtgtctcaacctcctgagtatgtgggattacaggtgtgccaccgcgcctggctaatttttgtatttttagtagagacaaggtttcaccatgttggccaggctggtctccaactcctgtacTCCAGTTGTCCACCAtactagacctcccaaagtgttgggattattacaggtgtgagccactgcacccagaccaaCGTTGCTAAATTTAATctgtctaaagtttttcttttaacactttctgtaaacaacaacaataacaaaaaccctCAGAATTGCTTTTATTTAGTCCTGACTCTGCTGAAGTCCTCTCTGAGGCCTTGGTAAGTCCAGATTCTTGGAGCCCTAATCTTttgctcaattaaaaaaaaaaagaaaaagttttagaaTAGAACTTCTGTGGTTATGCATCCATGTTAGAGTAGAACTTCTGTGGTTATGCATCCATggccaaaaaagaaataaaatctcttaATTTGCCAAGCATATGTGCATGCTTTAGAAAtgtttgttcttcttcttttttttttttttttttttttttcagatggagtcttgcattattgcccaagctggagtgcagtggcttactgcaacctctgccccctgagttcaagcgattttcctgcttcagcctcccaagtagctgggatgacaggcacgtgccaacatgcccagctactttttgtatttttagtagagacagggttttgccatgttggccaggctggtctcgaactcctgacctcaggatgatccacccgccttgcaagtgctgggattacaggcgtgagccactgcacctggccatatttgTTCCTTCAAACTGTCTCCTAGGCCTGCTCTTTTCTAGGTTAAATAGTCCCAACCTTCAACTTTTCCATTGGCAGTGTTTGTATACGCCACTAGCTGTATCTGTTCTAATGTTATGAaagtttttattaatttactGTATAAAGCCCCTCAtattaagataaagaaaaagaattgctgCAATTTCTAAAAACTGAAATGGATTACTTAGTTGAAAGCCTATGAGGCTGACAGTGCCTCAGAATTTGCTCTCAGTCTTAAAGCTATTAATATCATAAGACTACCCCAGTGACTGCTAAGAGACTGATAATGTTCTTGTCAtcatttttataaagtaaaaatctgtgttttcttttaattagtgGTGTGTAGTGTTGTTGCACATTTCAGGCATTTTATCAGCTATAGAACTGGGCCAGTCATTCATCGACTAAGCGGAGGAAAAAAATAGCTGGTTTAATGGAATTTTCAATTGAGTTTTTgaaaatgaactttaaagcaagGGCAAAGAAGCTTCAGGCAGAAATAATCACTGCAGATAAAAACATTGCTAAGGCAAGTGTTTCAGGAGTAGTTATGTTAGAGACTGTGACCTTGTTTCCAAAGGGCTGGGGGTTCACACACTTGCCTAATGACTTAGGTGTTAAATGCAAATTGTTTGCATCAGTTTCGTGTGGgaagttaaggaaaaaaaaaaaagacagaatgtCTAACTGTATGCAAAAGAGATTAATTCAAGTTAAAACCCCATTTCAAAAGGCTTGACTGGACagaggaaaattttaaataatacctCAGGCATACAATAGTAAACAGATTATGGGATACTTCAAAGAACAAATAACCTGGTTTCTTCAACAGAAAAGTAAtgcaaaaaataaagatgaagggGAACTTACAAGTCAAAGGAAACTTCAGATGTATTAAAGAGTTATATGTATGAACCTTGTTTAGATGTTGATTCgaaacaaactttaaaatgtgacaatatcagaaatataaatactgttattttactttaagGAAATATGTTAACAATATTTTAAGGGAATGTGCAGAAAAAACTAACATAGAAGGCTTGAGGCCGTCGCCCTTAAAAAGGCCTAATTGCAAGGTTGACCCTTGGTTGGTGTCGACGAACATGGATCTGGAAGGGGGCTACCATTTCCAGGACTCACATAAATGGGTCACTGTGATTAAATTGTGCAAACAGTGTGGGTTTTGCTGAACACTGGCTTTCCTTCTGTGTGTCCAGGAAATCGGTCTGTGCTAGGCAGAGGATGCTGCCAATAAAAATCCTGGGCACTGAGTGTCTAATAATAAGTTTCCCTGGTAGACAACTTTTAGcagagcacggtggctcaggcctgtaatcccatcaattGGGGAGTCCctgacaggaggattgcttgaggccaggaatttgaaacgTTTTACACATATCATTACAGGTCATTGTTTAGGGACTGAGCACATTCTGTGTGACTCCACTGAGAGACAACTCTTGGAAGCTTGTGTCTGGTTTCCTCTGGACTTTACCCAGTGCTCCCTTTCCCTTTGTTGATTTtgcattttatcttttcattgtAATCAATCATAGCCATGAGTATATTTGCTGAGTCCTGTGTGTCAACATAGTGAACCATAAAACCTGTGGGTGTTCTTGGGGACCTCGGACACAGGAGTAATATCAGTATagtgggtgtttttttttaagactcaCTTTTTAGAgttacatattaaaatttttaaggaTAATGTCTGGgacatttcttcaaaataatctAGGAAGTGgaaagaatatatatttgtataaattaaaTAAGGTCAACTGCGTATGGGTAGGAAGTTCTTTATACTAGCCTTTAAACTTtcatgtatgtttgaaattttcgtaattaaaactacaataaaagaaaatccaGTTGCTTTCCTATGACttaaaatgtacattcttcttAAGGTTTAGTGCTATTTTGCTCAACAATTTCTTCAACATTCACTATAGGAGTACAGAAAATTAACATTCATTGAGGTGGGTGATTTTTAATTATCTTGCTTCAGTGTCTTGCAAAACAACATGTCAGGAAAAtattataacaattttttttaacattaactGGCTTGGTTTAATCAGTCTATGGTATATACATTTATCAagacatcacattgtaccccgtGAAagtgtacaattattatttgttgatttaaaatgatattaatttaacaaaatacttAAAGGAATGAATtcagaagaaactgagactcagaaaggtaaTTAGTAAATGACAGAGCAGGGACtccaaaagaagaataaatgcaGATACAAACTAATCAATGTTTTGAAAGATTGTATCTGGAGTTGGACTTGGGATTCTTTCTTGGCTCTATAATTTACCCCTGTGTGTTACTTCATCTCTGTTTAAAAAGGTGTGTGGGGGCGGGAGGGGCAATAATAATAGTCCTACTTTACAGGGTTGTGGAAAGAACTAATGGGATAACATATTTAAGACATGTAGTCCCTGGCACATAAGAGCTCAACATAAGTCAGCTATATACCCCCATCCCTGAAAcagcaaaaacaataacaacctTGGACTCAGACGgtataaattatttagaattatttgAGGGACGAGGACACCAAGGAATACTTTTTCCGTGGATACTATGAAAACACAGGAATTCTGAGTTCATTTATAACTATGGACAAAGATACTGATTTGATTTTCAATGAAATTATGAGCAGTCAAGcacaggagagaggagaaaagtaaatatacacacacccatTTATGCTCAATGGTTGAAATCCAAAGTGCCTAGATATTCCATAGTGATACTAAGTACTCCAGTTACTGCTACCTGTACTTCTATAGCAGTAAGTCCTGCCCCAAATGCAAAAACTTGGTTTACATACAGGAAACTGGTATCTGGCAGAGTTGAAACAGGAGAAAGATGAACAGCCTTGAAGGAAGTTAGCTTTACATTCAACTGCTTTGAGTTGGCAACCGCTTTGGAAACATCATATAACTCACTCTGCAACCCTGTGTATAGAAAGATATAATTTAATATGTGGGCATTTTAGTTGAAAAAGCAGACAGTAAATTTGTTGCAGTAATTTTATACTGAGAATCATCAGTACCAGCAGTTTGCCACTTGTATTATCCTAACCAGTATACATTTACATCTAATTTATTACAGCTATTGTCTAAGTTTCAAATTTTTGTAGGAGTTTCAAATTCCCCTGATGTTGCCCATTGGGACCACTCATCACGATCTTCATAGAAACTTATGATAGGAATATCTCATGGGACTTTAGAATTTCTTGGGAGAATATTGATTCTTTGGACTCTCAGACTAACCTTAAGCTCCACGAAATAAAGGATGAAGTCTATGAAGTATACAAGAAATAAAGGATGAAGTCTATGAAGTATACAAGAGCTTAGATTTGTTGGACATGGCAAACCAACTTCAAAGACTCTCTTTCAGTCTGTTATACCTCTCCATTACAGAACGCAAGGTGTAAACTCAGTGTTGGTGAGATTTACCCTGAACTTACCTCACCCAGATTCCATTTGTCATAGTTATTTGATTAATCTTGATTCAGTAGGTGTTGCATATATATAAGGTGCTATGCTAGACAATGTTCATAGTGGTACACAAAAATGGTATGGTCTCTGttctttatttagaaacagggtcttgctctcttgtccaggttagagtgcagtggcatgatcatagcttactataaccatgaactcctgggctcaaatgatccccctccctcagcctcctgagtgcatGCCACCGCTtggctgatttattttttaagtttttgttttgttttgtttttgtagagttggggtctccgtatatgcccaggctggtctcaaactcctggcctcaagagatccccctgtcttggtctcccaaagcacttggattacaggcataatccaccatgcctggcccttcctGGTCTTTGTTCTTAGAGAGCTTATAGTATGATTCCTTTCTCCACCTTTTCAAATCCCCATCTACTCCATCCTTTCCAGTCTATGTCCTGATGGATTGAATTCTCTGCAAACTGACTTTCCCTCTTCCCATGACTAATGGCTTATTTCCTCCCTTCTGGTAAGGTTCTTCAGTGTGGACCTGGGACTTCTTGAAGAATGCTTGAGTGGGAAGGCGTATTGAACACAGTGTTGTATCTGAGCCTTGACTCCTCCCTCAGGGAGTTAAACCTCAGAAAAGATAAGTaggcttttgagttaatgttattaaaattaaagatgCTGTGGCTAGTATCTCATATTATAACACTGAATTTCATCTAAGTAATTCAAAAGACTGTGAGAAAAAAGGAGGCAGTGCCTACTTTTTAAGTGTGTGTTCTTAAACACACTATAGTTTAATTTTGGTCTCAGATTTTTTAATCTACAAGTTTTCCTTCAATCCCTACCCCCACTCTCtgattctttcatttcatttgttgaaaaaacccAGGTGTTTACCGTGCGGTTTTCACAATCTTGGATTTTGTTGATTACCTCTTCACGGTGTTCTTGATCATGTCCTTTTGTCTTCCTTACAAGTTACGACTTTTAACAAATGATTTTCTCCTTTCCCACAAGTGAAAGGAACTTCCacatcttgctctgtctctttctACCTACCTTCTTATGAGAAGAGCGGCTAAGTGGATAAGCCACAATTCAGGGCATTTATTAGACTTCTTACCAATAAGCAGGCTTCTGAAACTCTCATGTTAGTACACACGTAGATAATTTTTCACGTCAGTGCAAGGTTAGCTTACTAATCAGTAGTGAGCAGAAGAGCCTGGCCTGTGTGGGTAGCTGTATACTTTTTCACTTCCTGCCTTCATATGGCAAACTAAAGGGGTTTAGCTACTCTGGGTAGCTTGTTGGGTTAAACGTGATTTAATATTGTTCATTAATGGCTCTCagattaaaaatgacaaaggcaTTCCTATGCAGGATGTGTCATTCCTCTGGACATCAAGTCCTGAAGCAGCTCCACCACCTAATGCTTGATCTACCCAGTAGCCAAACTAGTATCTATGACTGGGGCCTGCACTGTGGCAAATGTTGATCATGTATATGGCCAGTAGGTAGGCTTTTGGAATTGTGTTATGGAAACAGAGAGGATTTATGACCTTTTTGGTTACTGCAATTAAGAATAGTAAACATACCAATGACTTCTTGGAAAGTATTCAGTATTCCAAGAAAATTACAGCTATTACCACAGAAGTCTGTAGTCAAAAGACCACAGGAGAAGCCAACGGTAATGTCCAGGCTGACTTACGTGCTAAATGAGGGACCTTTACTACTCCGGCTATATTAGGTGATACTAATTCACATTTGTCCCCATCAAACCTTCAGAAAGAATGATTGAGTCAATTTAGATGACTATAAGTTACTCACAACTATCAGCTCAGCCTTCTGAAAAGGATATTGGAAATTATATACCTTTTTTCTATATAATGATGGATTGAGGTGATTTAGTGATAATAGGCCTGTAGCACCAAGATCCATCCAATTACTACCATGATTTTTCACACCAATGAGgacatttattcatttctatGTTAAAGTAATACTGGtcagaacatttttttctaaattggcTATGGAAGTGATAGAATCATGTCTCACATCTAACCAGCGCAACTGGGGCAAATCTGTAAAGGTGAGAGATAGTTTAGAGTTTCCTGCATAAGGTCTTTTTGTACATTTATGAATACATTTTGTACGACATCTGATGTCTTTGGGTTATGATCATGTGTTAgtctttatttgtaaattttccgGGTGGATAGAAGCTTTTCCTTATTGGAGGGCCTCAGCTTTCTATAggtgaaaaaaaattactagacttTGTATTTCTAATATGAGGTTCCCTACTTTCCTGTTAAATGATCAAGGCACTCATTTCACTGGAACAATCATAAACAACAACTTTATTGCCTGTGCTAACACCTAATCATTATGAAAAGTTGGATGAGTAAGTGTACACTGAAGCGGAAACTATTCATCTAAACTATCAGAAACCCTTAATCTTCTCTCCTGGCATGAAGTTCTGCCCCAAGCCCTGA from the Macaca mulatta isolate MMU2019108-1 chromosome 4, T2T-MMU8v2.0, whole genome shotgun sequence genome contains:
- the GLYATL3 gene encoding glycine N-acyltransferase-like protein 3 (The RefSeq protein has 1 substitution, 1 frameshift compared to this genomic sequence); this encodes MLVLNCSTKLLILEKMLKSCFPESLKVYGAVMNINRGNPFQNEVVLDSWPDFKAVITRRQREAETDNLDYYTNAYAVFYKDVRAYRQLLEECDVVNWNQVFQIQGLQSELYDVSKAVANSKQLNVKLTSFKAVHLSPVSTLPDTSFLKGPFPRLTYLTVAEADLLNRTWSRGGNEQCLRYIANLIACFPSVCVRDEKGNPVSWSITDQFATICHGYTLPEHRRKGYSRLVALTLARKLQSRGFPSQGNVLDDNTASIGLLKSLHAEFLPCRFHRLILTPATFSGLPHL
- the GLYATL3 gene encoding glycine N-acyltransferase-like protein 3 isoform X1 yields the protein MLVLNCSTKLLILEKMLKSCFPESLKLMGARMNINRGNPFQKEVVLDSWPDFKAVITRRQREAETDNLDYYTNAYAVFYKDVRAYRQLLEECDVVNWNQVFQIQGLQSELYDVSKAVANSKQLNVKLTSFKAVHLSPVSTLPDTSFLKGPFPRLTYLTVAEADLLNRTWSRGGNEQCLRYIANLIACFPSVCVRDEKGNPVSWSITDQFATICHGYTLPEHRRKGYSRLVALTLARKLQSRGFPSQGNVLDDNTASIGLLKSLHAEFLPCRFHRLILTPATFSGLPHL